In a single window of the Amycolatopsis sp. cg5 genome:
- a CDS encoding WD40/YVTN/BNR-like repeat-containing protein, producing the protein MKLRSSTRRLLVLGLLAVLGTTGTTTAAHADPDAAAAQRGAWEAAGPNSIGGLLAVSGSQLAMMQPGPPALWLSDDRGASWKVRRELPQDTVIQGFWADPVRGDRMLAVGNKPAGFNGEWAGMLLATDDRGQHWRTLRDWYPDGAFQLAADPTGRTIVVSNMDTMSVSPDGGETWNDVPRTWPREGIAAPVGSQKLVLVGDDAYFTTVYPEYSLWVIRGVTSAEPKAELVYRTNDEVNQVASDGRQLVVTVGAELRGSNDFGRTWTTLRRDPGGQSLREPHFAGGRLYVGTYQDLDVSTDGGKTWTRKPVPAAGEGVTDIVELPGKPATTLISAVYRGVYADSGKNGYQQLGVPGESIRDLVAAGPFWKQSLVAAGVQEIYNSPLPQGKITPSSRVWQSHPGDRLHEDAKLSVSPSRPDTVWQVTRNGFALDVLRSGDGGRNWQLVGKPMEGSPRAILANPADPNRVLVSAFTPSGYVLYRTVDAGKNWEKIPGGGFLAMAGDPWNRNRIWGGDGDGLSRSDDGGKTWTHVSDEPVSTITVSAWGGRIVVGGAGLLLSENNGRTFRRVRDGENPREINRIVAHPLDPRVWFAASTTGEGVLRSTDLGRTWAPLAAPVPDRGVLSLAISGDGRYLFAGTEQAGVYRLTL; encoded by the coding sequence GGGGCCGCCCGCGCTGTGGCTCTCCGACGACCGCGGCGCCTCGTGGAAGGTGCGCCGTGAGCTGCCGCAGGACACGGTGATCCAGGGTTTCTGGGCCGATCCCGTGCGCGGCGACCGGATGCTGGCCGTCGGCAACAAGCCCGCCGGTTTCAACGGCGAGTGGGCGGGCATGCTGCTCGCGACCGACGACCGTGGCCAGCATTGGCGGACACTGCGCGACTGGTACCCCGACGGCGCGTTCCAGCTGGCCGCCGATCCGACCGGGCGCACGATCGTGGTGTCCAATATGGACACGATGAGCGTCAGCCCCGACGGCGGCGAGACCTGGAACGACGTGCCGAGGACCTGGCCACGCGAAGGGATCGCGGCCCCGGTCGGCAGTCAGAAACTGGTGCTCGTCGGCGACGACGCCTACTTCACCACCGTCTACCCGGAGTACTCGCTCTGGGTGATCCGCGGCGTCACCAGCGCCGAACCGAAGGCCGAGCTGGTCTACCGGACCAACGACGAAGTCAACCAGGTCGCCTCCGACGGCCGCCAGCTTGTGGTCACCGTCGGCGCGGAACTGCGTGGCAGCAACGACTTCGGCCGCACCTGGACGACGTTGCGCCGCGACCCCGGCGGGCAGTCGCTGCGCGAGCCGCACTTCGCGGGCGGGAGGCTGTATGTCGGCACCTACCAGGACCTCGACGTCAGCACTGACGGCGGCAAGACGTGGACGCGCAAGCCGGTGCCAGCGGCGGGCGAAGGCGTCACCGACATCGTGGAACTGCCAGGAAAACCGGCGACCACGCTGATCTCCGCTGTCTACCGGGGCGTCTACGCCGACTCCGGAAAGAACGGCTACCAGCAGCTGGGCGTGCCGGGCGAGTCGATCCGCGACCTCGTCGCGGCCGGTCCGTTCTGGAAGCAGAGCCTGGTCGCTGCCGGCGTGCAGGAGATCTACAATTCCCCGCTGCCGCAAGGAAAGATCACCCCGTCGAGCCGGGTCTGGCAGTCACATCCCGGCGACCGGCTGCACGAGGACGCCAAGCTGTCCGTCTCGCCGAGCCGCCCGGACACGGTCTGGCAGGTCACGCGCAACGGCTTCGCGCTGGACGTGCTGCGCAGCGGTGACGGTGGCCGGAACTGGCAGCTGGTCGGCAAGCCGATGGAAGGCTCGCCGCGCGCGATCCTGGCCAACCCGGCCGACCCGAACCGGGTTCTCGTTTCGGCGTTCACGCCCAGCGGCTACGTGCTCTACCGGACCGTCGACGCCGGCAAGAACTGGGAGAAGATTCCCGGCGGTGGCTTCCTCGCGATGGCCGGGGATCCGTGGAACCGCAACCGGATCTGGGGCGGCGACGGCGACGGCCTGTCCCGATCGGACGACGGTGGCAAGACCTGGACGCACGTGTCCGACGAGCCGGTCAGCACGATCACGGTGAGCGCGTGGGGTGGCCGGATCGTGGTCGGCGGCGCCGGGCTGCTGCTGAGCGAGAACAACGGCCGCACGTTCCGGCGGGTCCGCGACGGCGAGAACCCGCGTGAGATCAACCGGATCGTCGCGCATCCGCTCGACCCGCGTGTCTGGTTCGCGGCCAGCACGACCGGCGAAGGCGTGCTGCGCAGCACCGACCTCGGCCGCACCTGGGCGCCGCTGGCGGCCCCGGTGCCCGATCGCGGCGTGCTCTCGCTGGCGATCAGCGGCGACGGGCGTTACCTGTTCGCCGGCACCGAGCAAGCAGGCGTCTACCGCCTGACCCTCTGA